Proteins encoded together in one Musa acuminata AAA Group cultivar baxijiao chromosome BXJ3-6, Cavendish_Baxijiao_AAA, whole genome shotgun sequence window:
- the LOC103989986 gene encoding rac-like GTP-binding protein 3 isoform X2, with protein sequence MASTVSRFIKCVTVGDGAVGKTCMLICYTSNKFPTDYIPTVFDNFSANVVAEGITVNLGLWDTAGQEDYNRLRPLSYRGADVFVLAFSLVSRASYENVLKKWIPELHHYAPGVPVVLVGTKLDLREDKYYLADHPGVVPVTTAQGEELRKQIGAAYYIECSSKTQQNVKAVFDAAIKVVIQPPTKRKDKKKKKSRHGCLILS encoded by the exons ATGGCATCAACAGTCTCAAGATTCATCAAGTGTGTCACTGTTGGGGATGGAGCAGTTGGGAAGACCTGCATGCTCATCTGCTACACCAGCAACAAGTTCCCAACT GATTACATACCCACTGTGTTCGATAACTTCAGCGCCAACGTTGTTGCAGAAGGGATCACTGTGAATCTGGGCCTCTGGGATACTGCTG GGCAGGAGGATTACAACAGATTGAGGCCATTAAGCTATCGAGGAGCAGATGTATTTGTGCTGGCTTTCTCGTTGGTGAGCCGGGCGAGCTATGAGAATGTTCTGAAGAAG TGGATACCTGAGCTTCATCATTATGCTCCTGGAGTTCCTGTTGTCCTGGTTGGGACTAAGTTGG ATCTTCGTGAAGATAAGTACTATTTGGCAGATCATCCTGGTGTGGTGCCTGTTACTACTGCACAG GGAGAGGAACTCCGTAAGCAGATCGGCGCTGCATATTACATAGAATGCAGCTCAAAAACTCAACAG AATGTCAAGGCAGTTTTTGATGCTGCCATCAAAGTCGTTATTCAGCCTCCCACAAAAAgaaaagacaagaagaagaaaaagtcacGACATGGGTGTTTGATATT ATCATGA
- the LOC103989986 gene encoding rac-like GTP-binding protein 3 isoform X1: MASTVSRFIKCVTVGDGAVGKTCMLICYTSNKFPTDYIPTVFDNFSANVVAEGITVNLGLWDTAGQEDYNRLRPLSYRGADVFVLAFSLVSRASYENVLKKWIPELHHYAPGVPVVLVGTKLDLREDKYYLADHPGVVPVTTAQGEELRKQIGAAYYIECSSKTQQNVKAVFDAAIKVVIQPPTKRKDKKKKKSRHGCLILNFLRGRKLK, encoded by the exons ATGGCATCAACAGTCTCAAGATTCATCAAGTGTGTCACTGTTGGGGATGGAGCAGTTGGGAAGACCTGCATGCTCATCTGCTACACCAGCAACAAGTTCCCAACT GATTACATACCCACTGTGTTCGATAACTTCAGCGCCAACGTTGTTGCAGAAGGGATCACTGTGAATCTGGGCCTCTGGGATACTGCTG GGCAGGAGGATTACAACAGATTGAGGCCATTAAGCTATCGAGGAGCAGATGTATTTGTGCTGGCTTTCTCGTTGGTGAGCCGGGCGAGCTATGAGAATGTTCTGAAGAAG TGGATACCTGAGCTTCATCATTATGCTCCTGGAGTTCCTGTTGTCCTGGTTGGGACTAAGTTGG ATCTTCGTGAAGATAAGTACTATTTGGCAGATCATCCTGGTGTGGTGCCTGTTACTACTGCACAG GGAGAGGAACTCCGTAAGCAGATCGGCGCTGCATATTACATAGAATGCAGCTCAAAAACTCAACAG AATGTCAAGGCAGTTTTTGATGCTGCCATCAAAGTCGTTATTCAGCCTCCCACAAAAAgaaaagacaagaagaagaaaaagtcacGACATGGGTGTTTGATATT GAATTTCCTACGCGGAAGGAAGCTTAAGTGA